One Euphorbia lathyris chromosome 1, ddEupLath1.1, whole genome shotgun sequence DNA segment encodes these proteins:
- the LOC136232741 gene encoding heparanase-like protein 1, translated as MRFCGFLLFFLASIPAIFAQEVRHATIMVDGTATIAETDDNFICATIDWWPHDKCNYDQCPWGYSSVINMDLSRPLLAKAIQAFRHLRIRIGGSLQDQVVYDVGNLKSPCYPFRKMQDGLFGFSKGCLHMRRWDELNLLFSRTGAVLTFSLNALYGRHQIRKGVWGGAWDSSNAHAFMNYTVTKGHKIDSWEFGNELSGSGVGASVSAELYGRDVINLKKIINDLYKNSDIKPSLVAPGGFFDKQWYAKFLQLSGSGIVNIMTHHIYNLGPGNDPHLVSKILDPNHLSKISETFSILAQTIQQNGPWSSAWVGESGGAYNSGGRHVSNTFVNSFWYVDQLGMASKYNTKVYCRQSLVGGNYGLLNTSTLVPNPDYYSALLWHRLMGKGVLSVGSSDASPHLRAYAHCSKGRPGITLLLINLSNQTDFVISLQNSMTMKLNVHRESSFVRGLKRSVSWIGKQASDGELTREEYHLTPKNGYLQSETVVLNGIPLEITREGDIPRLEPVHNNVKSPIYVSPRSIAFIVFPNFDAPSCAYSS; from the exons ATGAGGTTCTGCGGATTCTTGCTATTCTTTTTAGCTTCGATTCCTGCAATTTTTGCCCAAGAAGTTAGACATGCTACAATTATGGTTGATGGAACAGCTACAATAGCTGAAACTGATGATAATTTTATCTGTGCTACCATTGATTGGTGGCCGCATGACAAGTGCAACTACGACCAATGCCCATGGGGCTATTCTTCTGTCATTAATATG GACTTGTCTCGTCCTCTTCTTGCAAAAGCTATCCAAG CTTTCAGGCACTTGAGAATAAGAATTGGAGGCTCTTTGCAAGACCAAGTCGTGTATGATGTAGGAAATTTGAAGTCTCCTTGCTATCCATTTAGAAAGATGCAGGATGGGTTGTTTGGATTTTCAAAGGGATGTTTACACATGAGGCGGTGGGATGAGTTGAATCTTTTGTTTAGTAGAACAGG GGCAGTTTTGACATTTAGCTTGAATGCTCTCTATGGGAGGCACCAGATCAGGAAGGGCGTTTGGGGAGGAGCATGGGATTCTAGTAATGCTCATGCTTTTATGAACTACACGGTCACAAAGGGACACAAGATAGATTCATGGGAATTTG GTAACGAGTTAAGTGGAAGTGGAGTTGGCGCAAGCGTCAGTGCTGAACTCTATGGGAGAGATGTAATCAATcttaaaaaaatcatcaatgatTTGTATAAGAACTCTGACATCAAACCTTCACTTGTAGCACCTGGAGGGTTTTTTGATAAGCAGTGGTATGCTAAGTTTCTTCAACTTTCTGGGTCAGGCATcgtcaatattatgactcaTCACATATACAACTTAGGTCCAG GCAATGATCCTCACCTCGTTAGCAAGATATTGGATCCCAATCATTTGAGCAAGATATCTGAGACATTTAGTATTCTTGCACAAACCATTCAGCAGAACGGCCCTTGGTCTTCCGCATGGGTTGGAGAATCTGGTGGAGCCTATAACAGTGGTGGTCGTCATGTGTCTAATACATTTGTTAATAGCTTTTG GTATGTAGATCAACTTGGAATGGCATCCAAGTACAACACTAAAGTGTATTGCAGGCAGTCACTTGTTGGTGGAAACTACGGTCTCTTGAATACAAGCACACTAGTGCCAAACCCTGACTACTACAG TGCCCTTCTATGGCATCGACTTATGGGCAAAGGTGTTCTATCTGTTGGTAGTAGTGATGCTTCACCACATCTACGTGCTTATGCCCATTGTTCGAAAGGAAGG CCGGGTATTACTTTACTGCTAATCAATTTAAGCAACCAGACTGACTTTGTAATCAGTCTACAAAATAGTATGACTATGAAGTTGAATGTTCATAGAGAAAGCTCTTTTGTGCGTGGCCTTAAGAGATCGGTGTCATGGATCGGAAAGCAAGCTTCAGATGGGGAATTAACGAGAGAAGAGTACCATTTAACTCCGAAAAACGGTTACCTTCAAAGCGAAACAGTGGTTCTAAATGGAATCCCATTAGAGATTACCAGAGAAGGAGACATCCCAAGATTGGAACCTGTTCATAATAATGTGAAATCTCCTATTTATGTGAGTCCTCGGTCAATTGCATTCATTGTATTCCCTAATTTTGATGCGCCCTCTTGTGCATACTCTAGTTAG